Below is a window of Rhodamnia argentea isolate NSW1041297 chromosome 11, ASM2092103v1, whole genome shotgun sequence DNA.
ATCCTCCTCTATAAATACCGCCTCAGCCCCCTCCCTTGGTTTGCTTTCTTCCCGAAGTCTCTCTGCTGCTCGAGAGTCGGAGGGAGATCCGAGCGGCAGcagcctcttcttcttccagctGCAACcgccaaaatttgaaaacaaagaaaaacaaacgatCAACCAAGAACGAATTAAGTGGAACTCGAATTGCATCGGCCCCTCAATTTTTCAgttcaaaagttttaggaccaCCGTAAAACCCTAGGCGTTCGTGTGGCGGAGTCGGATCGGCCATGGATATTCGGTTCCCTTTCTCTCCGGCGGAGGTCGCCAAGGTCCGGATGGTCCAGTTCAGCATCCTCAGCCCCGACGAAATCGTAATTTCCCTCTCCCTCCAACTTTCTCTGCGATTTTCGTTGCGTTTGTTTTCCGCCGGGTTTAAGGAGTGTTTAACTCGGAAAAAAAGCGCTGTGAGTGACTTGAGCAATGATCGAGCCAGTGGTTTTGAGGTTGTGGTTTTTTTCTCTCGGTGTTGAGTTCGGAAATTGGATTAGGGACTGCGGTTCTATGCGCTTCAACCGCGTTTTGAGTGCTTATGTGCTGATTGAGCTGCTGTTGCTTTTTGTTTAGAATAGAAATCGCTCGGGAATGATGTAGTTGTGGCTTGTTTTGAGGTTCTGATATCCACGGTTATGGTTTTGGGGTTTCTGTGCGTGTTCTGATTGTGCAGCTGGTTCTGTTTGGTTGTGCAGAGGCAAATGTCTGTAGTGCAGATTGAGCACGGTGAGACGACAGAGAGGGGCAAGCTGAAGATTGGTGGGCTGAGTGATCCTCGTCTTGGCACGATTGATAGGAAATTGAAGTGCGAGACATGCACGGCAAACATGGCCGAGTGCCCTGGGCACTTTGGGCATCTGGAGTTGGCGAAGCCGATGTTTCATATTGGGTTCCTGAAGACCGTGTTGAGTATCATGCGCTGTGTTTGCTTCAATTGCTCCAAAATACTTGTAGACGAGGTACCCGTGCGCACTCTCTTTAACAAACATCTGTGGTTCCAATCACAATTCTTGGAGTACTAGGCAATCCAAAACTTACTCTTATTTTCTTGAGATTTGTCAATATTAGACTTGCAAGGGGAAATGTTAAAGTTCCCAAAGTTTCAATGCTGaaattccaattttaatttgttctttttttttcccaattgatCTACAGTTGGGGTGGTGGGGGATGTACCGATGTGGATAACCCTATTTGTATGTAAGAATTAGCTGAGGAGCTTCATTGTCTTCTGAACCTTTGAACAGGACTGAGCTTTGTTGATGCAGAACTCTCAGTTTGGTTCTATTGCTGATACTGTATAATTTTATTTGAAGGTGTAATTGGACATAGGTAACTCTGACATTGCAAAGATGAGGCTGCAATACATTGTTCCTTTTGAGTGTTAAAATTTGATTCCTTCCAGATATGATCTGGTGCAAAATCGATTGTTGTGAATGTTGAAGCTGTAGTATTGTGGATTCTAATGGGATAGTTTTGAACAAATGAGGGTTGAATGGAGTGATATTTATAGATAACTGTTGCTTTCACACCACTCCTGATGCCAATTATAATGTTGTCTCAAACATATGAACCCatagaaaaatacaagcttATGTCATGGTAATAGCTACTTACCTTTTGGACTTCTTGCAGGAAGACCACAAGTTCAAACAGGCCCTTCGAATAAGAAATCCTAAGAATAGGCTTAAGAAGATACTAGATGCGtgtaaaaacaaatcaaaatgtGAAGGTGGAGATGAGATTGATGTACAAGATCAAGGCTCAGAAGAGCCGGTGAAAAAGAGTCGTGGGGGCTGTGGTGCCCAGCAGCCAAAGCTTACCATTGAAGGAATGAAAATGATAGCAGAATATAAGGCCCAGCGGAAGAAAAACGATGATCAGGATCAGCTTCCTGAACCTGTGGAAAGGAAACAGACACTTTCTGCTGAAAGGGTAATTTTTTCATATGCATGAACAGAACTAATTTTTCCTCTTACTTTGACAAGCTTTACAGACTGTTAATGTGAAAATTAGGTGCTCAGCGTTCTGAAGAGAATAAGTGATGACGACTGCCAGCTGTTAGGCTTGAACCCAAAATATGCTCGTCCAGATTGGATGATTTTACAAGTTCTACCTATTCCTCCACCTCCAGTGAGGCCCTCTGTGATGATGGACACCTCTTCCAGGAGTGAGGCAAGCATTTCTTCGTCTTTCTGGCGTTTGTATATGGAATTATCTGATATTATGCTTTACTTCTTTTCTGGATTGTTTGTTAGAATTAACTTGATGAGTTAACTCTTATGCAAATGAGAGGATATACTTACGTCTTGCCTGTTTTCGTATACAGGATGATCTGACGCATCAATTGGCAATGATTATAAGACATAATGAGAATCTAAGGCAACAGGAGAGGAATGGTGCACCAGCACATATCATATCGGAGTTTGCACAGTTGTTGCAATTCCACATTGCTACATACTTTGACAATGAGTTGCCCGGACAGCCAAGGGTCTGCTGACTCTTTTAAGCCATTTGTagaatttgaagatgaaaataatttttgtctgTCTTTATCCTGTATCATGCCTCAAGTGTCTAAGGTACTGATGCGTGCATTTCTTCTATTACTTCTCAGGCTACCCAGCGGTCTGGGAGACCTATCAAGTCGATCTGCAGCAGGCTTAAGGCAAAGGAAGGTCGGATTAGAGGGAATCTCATGGGAAAAAGAGTCGACTTTTCTGCTCGAACAGTCATTACACCTGATCCGACAATTAATATTGATGAACTAGGCGTCCCTTGGAGTATTGCCTTGAATCTTACGTATCCAGAAACCGTGACTCCTTATAACATTGAGAGGTTCATAAACTTAGctgttcttcttcattcttcttcgttcttcgttcttcttcttcttcttcttatcttAAAACAGGTTAAAGGAGCTTGTTGAATATGGGCCTCATCCGCCACCTGGTAAAACTGGGGCTAAATATATTATAAGGGACGACGGACAGAGACTTGATCTCCGCTATTTGAAAAAAAGTAGCGATCATCATTTGGAACTAGGCTACAAGGCATTCTCCCTTATCCTTGTTCTTCTTcgtttttgggtttttgatAAGTAAGAAGGATTCTTTGAAACAGCTTATTTAACTTGAAGTACTCTTTTACAGGTGGAGCGACACTTGAATGATGGAGACTTTGTGCTGTTCAATCGCCAGCCCAGTCTTCATAAAATGTCTATAATGGGTCACAGAATTAAGATCATGCCATACTCGACTTTTCGTCTAAATTTATCTGTAACTTCACCGTACAATGCTGATTTTGATGGAGATGAAATGAACATGCACGTGCCTCAGTCTTTTGAAACCCGAGCAGAAGTTTTGGAGCTAATGATGGTTCCCAAGTGTATTGTTTCACCTCAATCCAATAGACCAGTGATGGGAATTGTCCAGGATACACTCCTAGGTTGTCGTAAAATCACAAAGAGGGATACTTTTATTGAGAAGGTGATTCCGCAGAATGCCTCGTGATAGTTTTGCAAATTTATcagtttttattttctgtttgagTTTTGACTTCGGAAGTCcatggtttctttttttccccctcacaGGATGTTTTCATGAACGTCTTGATGTGGTGGGAGGATTTTGATGGGAAAGTTCCCACTCCTGCTATTTTGAAGCCCAGGCCTCTTTGGACGGGAAAGCAAGTGTTCAATCTCATCATTCCCAAGCAGATCAATCTCCTGAGAAATTCCGCATGGCACGCAGAGTCTGAAACAGGATTTATAACTCCAGGAGATACCCAAGTTCGAATTGAGAAGGGGGAGTTACTTTCGGgtactctttgcaagaagacaCTTGGGACATCTACAGGAAGTCTCATACATGTCATCTGGTACAAACTCTCAACTTTTGTTTCAGCTGGATGATTTACTGGCAGATGAATTCTCTTAGAAAATGTCTACCTGCGTGAGAACTTTTGGAACTTGGATTTGCTATAACATTTGTGTTCAGGATACTGAAATTCCTTCTTCTTGTCCACGGTAGAGCTTCTTCGAAGATTTGGCTGGCTACTTTTTTAGTATTGATGGTAATATTTGTCTGTGCAGGGAAGAGGTTGGCCCAGATGCAGCCCGGAAATTCTTGGGACATACCCAGTGGCTTGTCAACTATTGGCTTTTGCAGAATGGTTTCAGCATTGGTATTGGAGACACCATCGCTGATGCAGCAacaatggaaaaaattaatgagacCATTTCTTCGGCTAAAGATGAAGTGAAAAGGCTTATAAAAGATGCTCAGGAGAAAAAGTTAGAGCCTGAACCTGGACGAACAATGATGGAATCTTTTGAAAACAAAGTGAATCAGGTCTGTATATTTTCCCCCACGCATATTCTTCTCATTTTAGGCTCTATAAGTCAAACAATTACATACTTGTGATCTTTCAGGTGTTGAACAAGGCTCGTGATGATGCTGGAAGTAGTGCCCAAAAGAGTTTATCTGAGAGTAACAATCTCAAAGCAATGGTTACTGCTGGATCCAAGGGAAGTTTCATCAATATTTCTCAGATGACTGCTTGTGTTGGTCAGCAGAATGTTGAGGGTAAGCGGATCCCGTTTGGATTCATAGATCGAACTCTGCCCCATTTCACAAAAGATGATTATGGGCCAGAAAGTCGTGGATTTGTCGAGAACTCGTATCTTCGTGGGTTGACTCCACAGGAGTTCTTTTTCCATGCTATGGGTGGTAGGGAAGGTCTAATTGATACTGCTGTCAAGACTTCTGAGACGGGATATATCCAGAGGCGATTAGTGAAGGCTATGGAGGATATTATGGTCAAATATGATGGAACAGTTAGGAACTCGTTGGGAGATGTTATACAGTTTTTGTATGGTGAAGATGGTATGGACTCCGTCTGGATTGAATCTCAGAAACTGGattctttgaaaatgaagaagtcAGAATTTGACAGACTTTTCAGATATGAGATAGATGATGAGAGCTGGAACCCTGATTACATGTTGCCTGAAAATGCTGAGGATCTGAGATCGATT
It encodes the following:
- the LOC115736269 gene encoding DNA-directed RNA polymerase II subunit RPB1-like isoform X1 gives rise to the protein MDIRFPFSPAEVAKVRMVQFSILSPDEIRQMSVVQIEHGETTERGKLKIGGLSDPRLGTIDRKLKCETCTANMAECPGHFGHLELAKPMFHIGFLKTVLSIMRCVCFNCSKILVDEEDHKFKQALRIRNPKNRLKKILDACKNKSKCEGGDEIDVQDQGSEEPVKKSRGGCGAQQPKLTIEGMKMIAEYKAQRKKNDDQDQLPEPVERKQTLSAERVLSVLKRISDDDCQLLGLNPKYARPDWMILQVLPIPPPPVRPSVMMDTSSRSEDDLTHQLAMIIRHNENLRQQERNGAPAHIISEFAQLLQFHIATYFDNELPGQPRATQRSGRPIKSICSRLKAKEGRIRGNLMGKRVDFSARTVITPDPTINIDELGVPWSIALNLTYPETVTPYNIERLKELVEYGPHPPPGKTGAKYIIRDDGQRLDLRYLKKSSDHHLELGYKVERHLNDGDFVLFNRQPSLHKMSIMGHRIKIMPYSTFRLNLSVTSPYNADFDGDEMNMHVPQSFETRAEVLELMMVPKCIVSPQSNRPVMGIVQDTLLGCRKITKRDTFIEKDVFMNVLMWWEDFDGKVPTPAILKPRPLWTGKQVFNLIIPKQINLLRNSAWHAESETGFITPGDTQVRIEKGELLSGTLCKKTLGTSTGSLIHVIWEEVGPDAARKFLGHTQWLVNYWLLQNGFSIGIGDTIADAATMEKINETISSAKDEVKRLIKDAQEKKLEPEPGRTMMESFENKVNQVLNKARDDAGSSAQKSLSESNNLKAMVTAGSKGSFINISQMTACVGQQNVEGKRIPFGFIDRTLPHFTKDDYGPESRGFVENSYLRGLTPQEFFFHAMGGREGLIDTAVKTSETGYIQRRLVKAMEDIMVKYDGTVRNSLGDVIQFLYGEDGMDSVWIESQKLDSLKMKKSEFDRLFRYEIDDESWNPDYMLPENAEDLRSIGELKDVFDAEVQKLEADRYQLGTEIATTGDNTWPLPVNLKRLIWNAQKTFKIDLRRPSDIHPVEVVEAIDKLQERLKVVPGEDALSVEAQKNATLFFNILLRSTFASKRVLKEYRLTREAFDWVIGEIEARFLQSLVAPGEMIGCVAAQSIGEPATQMTLNTFHYAGVSAKNVTLGVPRLREIINVAKKIKTPSLSVYLKPEVNKTKESAKSVQCALEYTTLRSVTQATEVWYDPDPTTTIIEEDVDFVKSYYEMPDEEIAPEKISPWLLRIELNREMMVDKKLSMADIAGKINLEFDDDLNCIFNDDNADKLILRIRIMNDEAPKGELTDESAEDDVFLKKIESNMLTEMALRGIPDINKVFIKNGKVNKFNENDGFKPETEWMLDTEGVNLLAVMCHEGVDATRTTSNHLIEIIEVLGIEAVRRSLLDELRVVISFDGSYVNYRHLAILCDTMTYRGHLMAITRHGINRNDTGPLMRCSFEETVDILLDAAVYAESDYLRGVTENIMLGQLAPIGTGDCALYLNDEMLKHAIELQLPSYMDGPDFGMTPARSPISGTPYHEGMMSPSYLLSPNLRLSPTTDAQFSPYVGGMAFSPASSPGYSPSSPGYSPSSPGYSPTSPGYSPTSPGYSPTSPGYSPTSPTYSPSSPGYSPTSPAYSPTSPSYSPTSPSYSPTSPSYSPTSPSYSPTSPSYNPTSPSYSPTSPSYSPTSPVYSPTSPAYSPTSPAYSPTSPSYSPTSPSYSPTSPSYNPTSPSYSPTSPSYSPTSPAYSPTSPGYSPTSPSYSPTSPSYSPTSPSYNPQSAKYSPSSVYSPSSPRLSPSSPYSPTSPNYSPTSPSYSPTSPSYSPSSPTYSPGSPSNSGVNPDYSPSSPQYSPSAAYSPSAPGYSPSSTSQYTPSNKDDESKKDDGSSR
- the LOC115736269 gene encoding DNA-directed RNA polymerase II subunit RPB1-like isoform X2, which produces MDIRFPFSPAEVAKVRMVQFSILSPDEIRQMSVVQIEHGETTERGKLKIGGLSDPRLGTIDRKLKCETCTANMAECPGHFGHLELAKPMFHIGFLKTVLSIMRCVCFNCSKILVDEEDHKFKQALRIRNPKNRLKKILDACKNKSKCEGGDEIDVQDQGSEEPVKKSRGGCGAQQPKLTIEGMKMIAEYKAQRKKNDDQDQLPEPVERKQTLSAERVLSVLKRISDDDCQLLGLNPKYARPDWMILQVLPIPPPPVRPSVMMDTSSRSEDDLTHQLAMIIRHNENLRQQERNGAPAHIISEFAQLLQFHIATYFDNELPGQPRATQRSGRPIKSICSRLKAKEGRIRGNLMGKRVDFSARTVITPDPTINIDELGVPWSIALNLTYPETVTPYNIERLKELVEYGPHPPPGKTGAKYIIRDDGQRLDLRYLKKSSDHHLELGYKVERHLNDGDFVLFNRQPSLHKMSIMGHRIKIMPYSTFRLNLSVTSPYNADFDGDEMNMHVPQSFETRAEVLELMMVPKCIVSPQSNRPVMGIVQDTLLGCRKITKRDTFIEKDVFMNVLMWWEDFDGKVPTPAILKPRPLWTGKQVFNLIIPKQINLLRNSAWHAESETGFITPGDTQVRIEKGELLSGTLCKKTLGTSTGSLIHVIWEEVGPDAARKFLGHTQWLVNYWLLQNGFSIGIGDTIADAATMEKINETISSAKDEVKRLIKDAQEKKLEPEPGRTMMESFENKVNQVLNKARDDAGSSAQKSLSESNNLKAMVTAGSKGSFINISQMTACVGQQNVEGKRIPFGFIDRTLPHFTKDDYGPESRGFVENSYLRGLTPQEFFFHAMGGREGLIDTAVKTSETGYIQRRLVKAMEDIMVKYDGTVRNSLGDVIQFLYGEDGMDSVWIESQKLDSLKMKKSEFDRLFRYEIDDESWNPDYMLPENAEDLRSIGELKDVFDAEVQKLEADRYQLGTEIATTGDNTWPLPVNLKRLIWNAQKTFKIDLRRPSDIHPVEVVEAIDKLQERLKVVPGEDALSVEAQKNATLFFNILLRSTFASKRVLKEYRLTREAFDWVIGEIEARFLQSLVAPGEMIGCVAAQSIGEPATQMTLNTFHYAGVSAKNVTLGVPRLREIINVAKKIKTPSLSVYLKPEVNKTKESAKSVQCALEYTTLRSVTQATEVWYDPDPTTTIIEEDVDFVKSYYEMPDEEIAPEKISPWLLRIELNREMMVDKKLSMADIAGKINLEFDDDLNCIFNDDNADKLILRIRIMNDEAPKGELTDESAEDDVFLKKIESNMLTEMALRGIPDINKVFIKNGKVNKFNENDGFKPETEWMLDTEGVNLLAVMCHEGVDATRTTSNHLIEIIEVLGIEAVRRSLLDELRVVISFDGSYVNYRHLAILCDTMTYRGHLMAITRHGINRNDTGPLMRCSFEETVDILLDAAVYAESDYLRGVTENIMLGQLAPIGTGDCALYLNDEMLKHAIELQLPSYMDGPDFGMTPARSPISGTPYHEGMMSPSYLLSPNLRLSPTTDAQFSPYVGGMAFSPASSPGYSPSSPGYSPSSPGYSPTSPGYSPTSPGYSPTSPGYSPTSPTYSPSSPGYSPTSPAYSPTSPSYSPTSPSYSPTSPSYSPTSPSYSPTSPSYNPTSPSYSPTSPSYSPTSPVYSPTSPAYSPTSPAYSPTSPSYSPTSPSYSPTSPSYNPTSPSYSPTSPSYSPTSPAYSPTSPGYSPTSPSYSPTSPSYSPTSPSYNPQSAKYSPSSVYSPSSPRLSPSSPYSPTSPNYSPTSPSYSPTSPSYSPSSPTYSPGSPSNSGVNPDYSPSSPQYSAAYSPSAPGYSPSSTSQYTPSNKDDESKKDDGSSR